In Euphorbia lathyris chromosome 2, ddEupLath1.1, whole genome shotgun sequence, the sequence ttcaaaaataataatgtaattctgtttaaagaacaaaaataatactaatattGTGTTTATATGCATGAATCAATCATAAAAGggagaattacaaaactagcaccttttaggggttagttttcttttctaactccttttgaaaaactcaccaaaactaacacatttcaacaagTAACTTCCAAGTTTACCCTCATCTTTTTCCTTAACATAACTGTGTCTTTGTCTTTCATCCTCTATCTCTTTCTcacactttctctctctaaagaacagaaTAATCTACAGAATGACTTgaatactacaacaatcaatccaactcataatttatataacaaaatttctataatcatataagtttttcattgggttttagttttattgaaaagatttaaagcTTAGTCCATTCATCGTTATGGTGAACGGCGAACGGAAGAGGAGGAATAAGCGACCATTTTTTTCCGGCAATCTCGTCCCAgtatatattgtttctcttcccttttcatgtttttcctggtCGTGCGAATCCAAAAAACAGTGGCATTGTTATCTGAAAATGGATTTGAGTTGGAATATCAATTTCAGATTTTTTCCccgacagtgtcgatatctgtagatatttgtcgatatttttagatatttgtagatatctgtagatatttgtagatatttgtcgatatctgtcgatatctgtcgatatctgtagatatctgtagatatgtgTTGTCGATATCTGCAGATATCGACACATATCTACACATATCGACAGATATCTACAAATCTGTAGATATGTGTtgtagatatttgtcgatatgtgtcgatatctacagatatcgacaacacatatctacagatatctacaaatatTACAAATATTacaaatatctacaaatatctacaaatatcgacactgtcggggaaaaaaatttgaaattgatATTCCAACTCAAATCCATTTTCAGATAACAATGCCACTGTTTTTTGGATTCGCACGAccaagaaaaacatgaaaagggaagagaaacaatatatattgggaCGAGATTGCCGGAAAAAATGGtcgcttcttcctcctcttccgttCGCCGTTCACCATAACGATGAATGGACTAAgctttaaatcttttcaataaaactaaaacccaatgaaaaacttatatgattgtagaaattttgttatataaactgtgggttggattgattgttgtagtattcAAGTCGTTCTGTAGATTAttctgttctttagagagagaaagcgtGAGAAAGAGATAGATGAGGAAAGACAAAGACACAGTTAtgttaaggaagaagatgagggtaaacttggaagttacttgttgaaatgtgttagttttggtgagtttttcaaaaggagttagaaaagaaaactaacaccttaaaaggtgctagttttgtaattgtcccatAACAAAAAAGTGATTCATATACTACTTTTATTTTACCTGAATTTGATTTCAAGTGTTGTTACTGAAATTTATATACAGTAAAAAatctcgataaatgaatatttgataaattaataatcttaattaaataatatttttttctggTTTTGATTTGGACCAATGAGATAAAATAATAACCTAACTAAATATATATgacaataatttaaaaataaaaaattctttgAGTGTcactgaaaatataaaataataattcattaaatatttataaaatttgtatataattcataaaataaaacatttattaaacaatttcaaattttatgcTTTTTTAAAATAGGTATCCATTGtcaattgtttattattttcttgcGAACTGGCTGAATTTCATCTTTAACTTTTAAGAAGACATAAACTAAATTTGACACATTGGTCTCATTTTGAACTAAGTACTTTTTTACATATTTCCAGTGAGTAGTCATGGAAAAAAAGTTATAATAtatgaatttttatattttagtatatgaAGTTAAAGTACACGTGTCTATTTATATACTCATATTTGAAACAATTCACAACACTTCATTTTCTAATATAATTATACATCCATTCTATTTTAAATCATGCAAACTTAAGATTAATAAACTTCTTTTTGATAAGATTAATAAATTTAGATACAATGCATCATTATTTTAGTGTTGGTTTCTTTCTCCACTTACTACCTTATCGTATTATTAATATATGTTTAGATAAATAATTTACTAGTATCTCACTACAACAAAAATTGCCTATGGAGGCAGTTTTTTTACGTGTAGGGGCGGTTTTAACCGCCCCTACAAGGTCTAGGGACGGTTTTACCGACCGCCCCAAATCTGTCGCCAAAGGGGACCGGAGCTACAGAATAGCGACGAAAATTATCACCGACGGGGTAGATAAAATTTAGCGGCGGATTTGTAGAGGCGGTTTAAACCGCCCCTATTGTGGTGCTGGAATACTCCCCTCTCAGTCAAGGGGCGGTTTTAACCGCCCCTATTAGtgatttttgctttttaattatttatattccAATTGGGCACCTAATACTAATTATAGACCAattattcaaatttatattCATAAAACTTTCAAATAGAGCATGTAACatcaaattttttgaattttcataTATTGTTAAATTCAACACATTAACCTAAATGGATCTAAAGGAATATATTACAAATGTCATTTCTAAAATGCTAAAAGAAACTAACTTCTGCAACCTAATGCTGTCAGCCTCATCCCCAAATGTTAGACCCCTTGGTATCATCTTCATGATCAGTCTAGAACCCATccatatcatcatcatcttcagcttcttcttcttcctttgcaGCAGCTTCTTTCCAAAGCCTCTCCCGGTAATTGATTTGCAGGAAGCGCAAGTGATGTCAACCCCAAGCAACAAGC encodes:
- the LOC136217049 gene encoding uncharacterized protein isoform X2; amino-acid sequence: MERSLTDEEINKLQATEGKTWLADEKVLTQLEMLKLETDGKIKSDVVDYCLLSSASFVNAGAWQEGLLLGVDITCASCKSITGRGFGKKLLQRKKKKLKMMMIWMGSRLIMKMIPRGLTFGDEADSIRLQKLVSFSILEMTFVIYSFRSI